A single region of the Malaclemys terrapin pileata isolate rMalTer1 chromosome 4, rMalTer1.hap1, whole genome shotgun sequence genome encodes:
- the SPN gene encoding leukosialin: MAVSGAWAQPKIRPTLLLFLVATACALTTLELKANTSSGTSEENRHNGTGLETTSPSAELTSTSPRPSAELTSTSPGPSAELTSTSPGPSAKLAGNSTEPSAKLAGHPPTAAQQELTTTQTLATKEPVVSVSPSALPSTEAALALGSGPVGVTAAGGKQPVTNLTQEGRTGQAGRVPGSPGPEQETQTLPGRSGQNKSAPTEPAKAKGIDQSGDNRTVPASTDRTRGYWENQPTPELSPSALPPTPPVNKKPDFKAPAPTPTSSSSTRQLPVGIIVVLVVVAILVLALLAMVLHCRKRRRSGSTSFSGRAGPGEWAGPVNLPEEKGEGQAGDGGQQAGPGEARRPTLTTFFGKRHSRVSSVAMEDVAGTKGEGPFSEPLLAAGEQGGDPTPQGAGEANGTVPLMPGPPSPPPDPPANGEFPLPPPMEQEAMPPV, from the coding sequence ATGGCGGTATCGGGGGCCTGGGCCCAGCCGAAAATCCGGCCTACGCTTCTGCTCTTTCTGGTAGCTACAGCCTGTGCACTAACAACACTCGAATTGAAGGCGAACACCAGCTCAGGGACCAGTGAGGAAAACCGGCACAACGGTACCGGTCTGGAAACTACCTCGCCCTCTGCCGAATTAACCAGCACCAGCCCCAGGCCCTCTGCCGAATTAACCAGCACCAGCCCCGGGCCCTCTGCCGAATTAACCAGCACCAGCCCCGGGCCCTCTGCCAAATTAGCTGGAAACAGCACCGAGCCCTCTGCCAAATTAGCCGGGCATCCACCCACCGCGGCACAGCAGGAACTCACCACCACCCAGACGCTGGCAACGAAGGAGCCGGTTGTCTCGGTGTCTCCATCTGCCCTTCCCTCTACGGAGGCAGCCCTGGCCCTGGGATCCGGCCCGGTCGGGGTGACGGCAGCGGGTGGAAAACAGCCCGTCACGAATCTGACACAGGAGGGACGGACGGGGCAAGCGGGCAGGGTACCAGGGAGCCCCGGTCCGGAGCAGGAGACTCAGACACTGCCAGGCAGGAGTGGGCAGAACAAGAGTGCCCCCACGGAGCCCGCCAAGGCCAAGGGCATCGATCAGAGCGGGGACAACCGGACCGTGCCAGCCAGCACCGATCGGACCAGAGGCTACTGGGAGAACCAGCCCACCCCCGAACTCTCACCCTCTGCTCTACCCCCCACTCCGCCTGTCAACAAAAAGCCCGACTTCAAGGCtccggcccccacccccacctcctcctcctccacccgccAGCTGCCCGTGGGCATCATTGTGGTGCTGGTCGTTGTTGCCATCCTGGTGCTGGCCCTGCTCGCCATGGTGCTGCACTGTCGGAAGCGGCGCCGGTCCGGCTCCACCAGCTTCAGCGGGCGGGCGGGGCCCGGCGAGTGGGCAGGGCCGGTGAACCTGCCAGAGGAGAAGGgcgaggggcaggctggggacgGGGGGCAGCAGGCCGGGCCAGGTGAAGCCAGGCGGCCCACGCTGACCACTTTCTTCGGGAAGCGCCACTCCCGGGTGTCCTCGGTGGCCATGGAGGACGTAGCCGGGACGAAGGGCGAGGGGCCCTTTTCGGAGCCCCTGCTGGCTGCAGGGGAACAGGGGGGTgaccccacgccacagggggcaggggaagccaaTGGGACAGTGCCCTTGATGCCCGgacccccctcacctcctccgGATCCCCCCGCCAATGGGgaattccccctgcccccgcccatgGAGCAGGAAGCCATGCCCCCTGTGTAA
- the C4H16orf54 gene encoding transmembrane protein C16orf54 homolog, with the protein MPLSLATSPQLPPPAQPCTACLVPMVALAGVAGIFVVISALLGERLFRGARARGVPSVWRRGGALWIEPAAPAQPDRAPQAETGDLWIPRPPPSAEDWYRGPAGGSGSGTSSGIHSGAPESSGSSTALWDAEAPAWGAQPHVTLQDISDFFRRGGGRGP; encoded by the coding sequence ATGCCCCTGTCTCTGGCCACCAGcccccagctcccgccccccgcccagccctgcaCCGCCTGCCTGGTGCCCATGGTGGCGCTGGCCGGGGTGGCCGGCATCTTCGTGGTGATCTCGGCTCTGCTGGGCGAGCGGCTCTTCCGGGGGGCCCGGGCCCGGGGGGTGCCCAGCGTGTGGCGCCGGGGCGGGGCTCTGTGGATCGAGCCGGCAGCCCCGGCCCAGCCGGACAGAGCCCCCCAGGCAGAGACGGGTGACCTGTGGATCCCGCGCCCCCCGCCCAGCGCTGAGGACTGGTACCGGGGGCCCGCCGGCGGCTCGGGGAGCGGCACCTCCAGCGGCATCCATTCAGGGGCGCCAGAGAGCTCCGGCAGCAGCACGGCCTTGTGGGACGCCGAGGCACCGGCCTGGGGAGCCCAGCCCCACGTCACCCTGCAGGACATCTCCGACTTCTTCCGgcgcggaggggggagggggccgtGA